Within the Mauremys reevesii isolate NIE-2019 linkage group 2, ASM1616193v1, whole genome shotgun sequence genome, the region AAATATGGGGAGTCAGTAATCATGGTGCTTCTGTGATTGACATGACAATACAGCATGACAAACAAGTGTGCTTCTGAGATAGACAATCAGTGCTGATGGCCAGTTCAACCAGGAAGTGGAAGCAAAAATTGGAAAGCCGTGTGGAGCTTTTTTGAAACTGATAAATATGTGGAGAGGTGGTGGTTGTTCAGGGAATCAGGATGTGGGGTAGTAGTTGGAAATCCTTCAATGACTGTAAGTGTTGTTCTCATGATCCCTGCCTTTATACTAGAGAGGGGGTTGCGGAGGGAAGAGGGCTGTTGGTGCTAAGGGGTATTCTGTCATCAGGGTCTGTTGAAATGGAAAGGAATTGACCTCTTTGGTTGTCAGGGTGATAGAAATCAACCTTTTCCAGGGATTCTAGGGCCATGGAGTACCAGAAACAGTTATGTGGATAAGCTTGTAGAGGGCTAATCAGTATACTGGGGCACAAGCTAGGGACCAGAAGtagtgtgctgagcagcacccgACAGTTAAATAGTGTTGACCTGCCTTACTGGGATGGTGGAGAggcttaatatttgtaaagcattcTTGTCAGCCTCTCGTTGGAGTCTCTGTAATTTTTGATAATAAGACATGCTAAGAGGAAGACAATTAAATTTCtaccctagattttttttttccccccaacccacTAATTTTCAAATGCAAACCCCTTCTCCTACTTTAATGGTAAAACTTTAATCACTCAAGTGAGGAAAGAATTATGGTTCCCACAGCAACAATATTAATATTCCATACTGGTTTGTGCACAGTTGCTATGGAAAccataactctgaatttcctgatttGAGACGAAAATTCCTATTTTACAGTTGCCTAAAACCTATTCTACTCTTCGCCTACACAGCTCTGTTGCCGCTCCTATTCGAGACCTTAGAGCCTTTGGccactcatagaatcacagaaatggagggctggaagggccctcaggaagTTGTCTAATGATCTATCCCCCCAGCCTCCTGTCTTTCTGGGGCAGGATTTAAGTATACCTAGACAGGGGGTTGGGAGtttaaggacaggttagacaatgatggggattccacaacctccctttcaACCTATTCTAGTACGTAATACTTGGTTAGaaatgttttcctaatatccaacctgcaTCTCCCTTGCTGCTAATTAAGccgattacttcttgtccttcccttgatggacatggaaaacaattgtgTGTTGTCCTCTTCGTAATGGCCTTTCACATATCTGAAGACAGCATATCCTCCCTCAGCCTGCTCAAAATGAAATACGCCCAGTTGTTTCAACCTTTCCTTGTCCTTTCCTTTATTCCCCGTCTTGTATTTCTgcatttcattttttcctttctaGGTGCAGTCCTTTGCACTTCTctacattgaattttatcttacTTAGTTCAGACCAGTTTTCAAagtgatcttgacaaattggcattctaatcctgtcctccaaagtgcttgcagccccTCTCACATTCAATCCGTGTCCATCTCTCAAATATGTTCTCTGCTTGTTTTTCAGGGACTGGAGTCTCCCTACACAAATGGAGCCTATGGCGCCCCTGGAGCTGCTCCACACTATGCTAATCTGCCACAGTCAAACACCTACTATTCTTCTGGGCACCCTCGGGCCTCCTACCCAGCAGAATCTCTGAGCATGTACCGACCGCCATCGCCAGCCTCGCATTGGCATTATCCCCCACCAGACTGCCCCCCGGAAGGTCCCTCTCTCAGGAGGCAGGCCCCAGGATACTCCCCACCACTGGTAAGGAAGCTAGTACAAGAAATACCTGCTTCCTTTGGGAATATGCTTGGAGGTGGTGTGAGTACAACCCAGCTCAGTATTGGATATAGCCCTTCTGGAGCAAAGGTTGGCATATGCTTGCctaagggcagcctgcccctccagctaCCAGCCATTCAGGTCTGAGCCCTAGAAGTGCACTACttagctgctgctcctggctccaGCATGGGAAATGTTTATCCCAAGGCTCATCTCATGCCCCAGGTCTCTCATCTCTTGCAACACAGCCTAGTATTTTGACTGACACTGTGCTGACTTAGACTGCAGCTAAACTACATAAATGGCCAAGAGAGCCAACCATGCCCACTCTTATAAAGATGTGTAACCACTCCCTCGGCCTAGGACTCAGAATTAATAGGCTGACATGTCAGAGCAAAGGTAGCTGGTCTTTGTGGCTCTTAACAAGGAGTGTTTAGTAGGAGTGGAGAAGCACGTCAACATGTATTTTCAATGGCTGAGTGAACATGACTTTGAAGGTACTACCTTCATTTCCCTCTTCCTGCAGACCCCAGGTATGCCTGTCCCGCACTATCCATATGGAGGGGATACCAACCCTGGCATTCCACAGCAAGGGCCACCACCACAACCAAGACCTCAGGATGAATCGTGGGCTTCCTCTGGCATCTATGGAATGCAGCCACGTTACGCCTGGCCTGCTGCTTCGACACCCCAAGGAAGTTCATTTATTTCAGAATCATCTCCATCCTGGTCTGGCAATGGAGCTCCTTCTCCTCATCCTCCAGCTCATGATACAAAGGTAAAGATTTAATGCTTTCAAGATTCTTTGACACTTACTGGTACCTATCTTAACTCAGCCGTGTGGGCCACTGCACAGCAGTGCAAAAACCCCGTCCCCAGAAGCTAagcctgctgcttttacagtgctTCTAGCTCCTGCTGGTGCAGGGAAGAAGAGATCTTGCTTGGAAATCCAATACTGTTTGGGATTTACGTACTGCTTTTACAACCTCAGAATGCTGTACAATGCTAAATAATTGTAGAGTGAGTCCGTCAGTCAGGATGAGCTCTCTGACTGCCGGTCTGTGATCACACCACTAGATTACACTGCCTCCCTGAAAAACATGTATTTTTCATCTCTTTGAAGTGCTTCCACCTTTTCACCCTCTGTTAAAGTAATGGGTTCATACTACATAGAAACAAACTAATAAAAACTAGGAATTCTCATAATCATCTTTTAGATCCATTAACTTAAATATCCATAAAGAATATTCAGAGTTATACTTAATGCAAAAAACTAAAAGGAGGTATTGGAGGGGGGATATCAGATCTCATGCTCCAGGTCTTAAAACAGTCTCTCATTAGCAGGGATTAGGATGAGACCTTTatggggggcagattatcccatatctgcctgctgcagggtttcttgcatcttcctctgaagcatctggtactggtcactgagagccaggagactgggctagaaggacctgtCCTGATCCACACGCAATTGCTGTGTTCCTGTCCCAAGTGAACTCCTGGGCACAGGAATCCTTTACTAGAGACTTCGCTAAAAAATAATGTTGTGAGAATAACAGATTCTGTTCCTTCCTAGTCTCACCATTCTCCTCTTTACAGTTAGAGGCCCTGGCCACACCAGGATCAGATCTCTGGAAGGTACAACTATGTTGACAAAGTACTTGCTAGCAAGGTTCTAATGTGGATTTTTTTGGAATAGCATGGCCATGAATTTGTCATCTGAGAATAGTTATAAAATTGTGTAATACGCTCCCTGGAAACAGAGTATCTCTCAAGATCCTCTGAAATACATCCACACTTATCAGAGGAATTGTGCTAGAATCCTGCTAGCAAATATCATTGTTAAACATAGCTGTAGCAGCATAATCCTGACCCGACTATGGGCTATTTCACAGCTGTCGCATTGTCATTCTGCAGACAGAGTTTTGTGAACCAGGTGTGGTTCCTCTAACTAGTTTGTTCTTAAATAGGTCAAAGACTTGAGCACTAGCTGTCTTTGAGCATTCCTTTTTGGGCTTGTTTATGGGCAGCAATGCTTATGTAAGAAAGGTATGTGAGTTTCATGTTATTAGGTCACTGTATATTATGACATCATGATGGATGACAGTCTCAAAGTGCAGGCCTCATCCTTAGTAACTTCCATTGCCTGAACCCTTTTTGCACTGCCATCCTGGGCATGCACATCTTCCAAATGAGCAGGGAGGCAGACTGGCCCTGTTGCTCAGAGATCTGCTTGCATTCCCTCTTTGATGCAGGATGTGGGATAAGAAAACTGGTGTTGAAGGAAACACATTTTGAAACCTCTGCTTGTTTCTGATTTAGGATGCTACTTATGACAAACCAGACCAAGGAGCAAACCACAACAACTACTTTCCAGAAGTCAATCAGCAGCCCTCTGGGACTATGAATGATCATAAGTCAACTCAATTCAACACCAAACCATCCCATTTCAATTCCAAAGTGCAGTACTGCGCACAGCCCCAAATGTATAATAATGTACCTAGGAAACCACCTTTGAACCAGGATGCAGGTTTTAAACCCAGCGACCAGCCTTTGTCAAACTCCCTGGGAATTCAGCCAGGGATTCAAAGAGTTATGCAAGTTATGGAGGAGGTTGAGCAGTTGGAGCAAGAAGTGGATGAATTTGTAGGAAAAAAGACAGACAAAGCATACCGGCTTCTGGAGGAAATGCTGACCAAGGAGCTGTTGGAACTGGATTCCATAGAGACTCATGGCCAGGACAATGTTCGACAGGCTAGGAAGGAGGCTGTTCATAGAATCCAGGCCATactggaaaaactggaaaaaaagggATTGTGAAAGACCGATGGTAACAACTCAAGGCCTGCTATGGACATCCAAAAGCGCTCTGGTTAGGCTTAATTTTCAGCCTGCTTCTAACTACTGTTGACCATGAAAAGCAATAAAGTCTGACtatactttaatttttttttaaacccaacaAATGATAACTTGGCTGTGGACGAATGAAGGAAGGATTGAAACATCAGTCCTGAATTTTCAGGTTGTTATTCCAGGCCAATGAATGTACAGACAACTATGGAATTCTGACATTGCCAAACAAAGTGCTTTTGCCTCTGTGGGTGTCTACGTGCTTTTCATCAGCAGGAGAGGAAACCATTGTATGGAACAGACTTTTCTGTACTAGGCCAAATGTGTGTCTGTAGATGCCACCTGCTGCCCCATGGCTTCTTAAACAGCTGGAATTTCTGTTAGTTACAAAGGCATTGTAACACACAGCAAGTAAAACAGGACTTCAGGCTCTTGGACTACTATTCTTGGCTATTATTTACAGCTTCATCACTCTAGTCATTGAGATTGATGTGTATTGTTCTGTGTCTTTTTGGTGCACGCTGTAGTACTGTCTTGAAATACTGGTGGAAGAGACCATATTAGCAACGAATCAATATGGCAACTTCACACTGTTTTCTTCTATATAGTGAAGAGCTATTCAGTGATGTTTTATGTGGGGAAGCGGTAATAAGGAACACAATTGGGAGCTTTTGAATTCCGCCTCTAAAAAGGCAGTGGTGCAAATGAGAGATGGCGGCATGATCCTAGCAAGTGAAACATTTGGAAATTATTTTTCATGGCAAATTGGGGTAAAAATCCACTTTTGAATTGTAATGTCCTTTCACATAATGCAGTTTTGTATTTCACTATAATCTGCATAACTGGTGGTTCTGTACAGTGCACTGTGGAGGGGAGAGGTAAAACATCTGCCTTTAACCGGGGGGCTACCACATCTGAAATTAAGTAGTCATTACTGTGTATGATAAGAGAAACTGgcaagttttaaaaataattttgtactGATAAGAAGTTGGAAGTGACTTTCTTTAAAGTTTGTGTGAAACTATAAATGGAACCTGTTGTAACCAAAGCACCATACCTGGAATTCTGTCCTTGCAGCAGATCCTCATAAGACAAGGCAGCAAGTGACATGGAAATAGTGATATTCATGATGTTGAAAGGAGGTTGGTGCTACTTTTGAGATGGCTTGGAGCAGACCAGTTATGTGAACCCGTTAGCCTTTTGCTCCTGGAATAATGACCCCATTTTCCTGAAGCCATCCAGCCTGGCATTCTCTGTGCTGCCAGTCAGTGCAGTGGAAGATGTATGTCTGCAGATTCTACATCCTTAGTGCACCTGAATTCTGCTGGAATCAGCTCACCTCTCCAAGCGTTCGGATCCATCCTCATAATCATGCATGTGGTTGGCAGTCTAGAAAATGTACTCTGGGCTAATTCAGAAGAGCAGAGTAATCAGTCCGGGCCAATAAATGTTTTGGATTGGAGGACCGTGTTTAATAGCAATCAATGCCTCCTATCAGGCAGAGACCAACCAGGCCTAGCTAACGCTGTTTGGGATATAAAGTTGAATCTGATTCCAAAGAGCAGAAGCTATGCTCTAGTTCGTCACTATATTTTAAGCAGCCTCCAGCTCTATGCTAatatgagggggtggggggaaggatctGGTTACAAGGACTGAATGTCTGCAAGAAGTAATGGTACATCATTCATGAATTAAACAATGGTTGATGCTACCAGTGCTTCTGAGAATTAATGTTATCctagtgtaacaccaacagaccccagtcgCTGGGCAGGATCGAATCTGGGACCTTTGAAgcttactgcatgagctaaaagccaactggctgttagctaaggctgtagagcagactcattttatctctctccaagtggtcttggtgccactagataggacagaacatcacacccagaaggtgtgtgggttacactagcacTTCCTCTAACCTGCATGCTTCATGGCAGAATATTTCTTTATATAATGTGTAAGAAGTTTGCCAAGGAACTACCATTGCTGTCATAGTTAGTTATTTTCCctggaggagcagagagagaaacaCCTATTTGTTCTGGGAATTTGTGCTCCTTTCATTTACTGCACAGTTTAAATACCCTGGTGCTAGGAATGTTAAATCCTTAGTGCAGTTGTTGTTGGGTCCTAGCTGCATCTCTATAATGTGCTTAAAATTTTCCCAGAAATTACTGCTTCAGGCTCACAAAAGAAATCTAAGATTTAGCAGAAACTTTGTTTTTGAAAGGGGACATGAGTATCGGTACAAAAGTTCCAGgtaggaaaaggcttctttgctAAGATGAAGTTAGCTAGACAAAAATTGTACCAGAAAAATACTCCATTTGCTGTAACCTTACAAAATTAACAGCACAGCTTAACTCCTTTTCCTCAGATTCTCTGGTGACCTAGGGTAGCGCAGTCATTGTACAGGCTGAGGAACCTGCAGCCTCCTCACTAGAAGTAAAATGGTCAGAACAGGCTAGTGACTTATGTAAATTAATGTAACTTTGCCAAGCAACttttcacagaaatgtagggatggaagggacctcgaggtcatcaagtccagcccctgcgctgaggcaggaccaagtaaacctagacttgacaggtgtttgcctaacctgtacttaaaaatctccagtgacggggattccacagtgtCCCTCGGAAGCTTATTCCAGtatgataactactctttgagtatggacTTTCAATCAGTTATATACCTACCTTATGGTAATTTcacctagaccacatttccctaacttcattatgagaatgtcatggggGGACTGTGTcgaaagctttactaaaatcaaggtatCACCTATATTgcttatccattaggccagtaagcctgttaaagaaggaaattagatggGGGGTAGCATACTTTTGTTTGGCatatccatgctgactgttatccTTATAAACtggttgtttaataatttgttccagtatctttccaggtatcaaagttaagctgactggccTAGAATTCCCCAGGGCCtcttttgttcccttttttaaaggtaGTATTATGTTGCCCTTTCACCCTCTGGGACGTcatctgtcctccatgagttctcaaagataatcactaacgaTAACTTTTGTTCCCTCTGACCATAGCCTTTAAAAGCTCTCTTCCATCAGCTAATTAAACACTAATTATATCAACCACTCAAAAgaatccgacaaagtgggtattcacccatgaaagctcatgctagtctataaggtgccacaggactctttgctgctctttcaaaagaaatgaagagttaaggctGAGTTGAAACTTCTTGTGACTAATAAGGATTTAAGATGGTGGCATTATACTTCTTCTTAGGTCTGAGCTTTTGCCTGTGCATCTTGCACCATTCTGACTTTGTTAAATTAACTGTGGGCTTGACCATGTTCTCCTGAGCACCAGCCATCTACACTGTGGAGTTATGCCATGTGGGCTGTTCAGCACAACATTGTTTTCTTTGCAGTGAATTCCTCCCTGTCCTGTGTGTTAACACTCACCTTACAAAAAGGGTTATGCACACCTGCTGAAATGTCCCCTAAAAatgattttcaaaataaaagtccTCATTGGACATAAGACTACCTGCTTCATTGAGTTATGCAGCTTAGACTAACAATGTGTGGCATTTGTGTCTTATCAACATTAATCTTCACAAGTGCCTCCTGTGAGGAAGGTGAATATTATCATTATTTAAGCTTGCAGAGGgctcagggagctggggcacaatTTGAATAGATCCCAAAGAATCccaactcccagtgctgtgctCTAATCACTCCCTTTTCATGTGttatttaggtttttttaattGGGGGAAAGATATTAGTCTCTGAGTTTCTCAAGTGCAGAAGCATGGTGAAGACATCCTGGGCTCTAAAACATACTGGCTTATGACTAGCTAGAAAACAGAAGTGCACATTAAGTTACTTAGTGCTAGCGAACACTTTGAAACTGCTTTTCAAGGTGATGACATCATGGTGATGACAACATGGAACAGGACCCTAAACTCATCAAGAAGTCAGGGAGTGCAAATCCAAGAGACTTGCAAAGTCAGTCTCATCTCCTGCCACTCTGTACCCTTGTGCCTGTGCTGCAAAAAGGCTCACTCTGAACAGTGCCTGAAAGAGGAGTGATACAGAATTGGTAGGCATATCAGGAGGGAGAACACTTCTCTTTTTTTCAGAATGATTTGAACCTGGAGA harbors:
- the BAG4 gene encoding BAG family molecular chaperone regulator 4 isoform X6, yielding MRVKEQPPYPGYGSNYWNSAVQPRAPYPSPYPAGPELQSQGLESPYTNGAYGAPGAAPHYANLPQSNTYYSSGHPRASYPAESLSMYRPPSPASHWHYPPPDCPPEGPSLRRQAPGYSPPLTPGMPVPHYPYGGDTNPGIPQQGPPPQPRPQDESWASSGIYGMQPRYAWPAASTPQGSSFISESSPSWSGNGAPSPHPPAHDTKDATYDKPDQGANHNNYFPEVNQQPSGTMNDHKSTQFNTKPSHFNSKVQYCAQPQMYNNVPRKPPLNQDAGFKPSDQPLSNSLGIQPGIQRVMQVMEEVEQLEQEVDEFVGKKTDKAYRLLEEMLTKELLELDSIETHGQDNVRQARKEAVHRIQAILEKLEKKGL
- the BAG4 gene encoding BAG family molecular chaperone regulator 4 isoform X5, which codes for MLKPFTSCTQHHGKAAKEQPPYPGYGSNYWNSAVQPRAPYPSPYPAGPELQSQGLESPYTNGAYGAPGAAPHYANLPQSNTYYSSGHPRASYPAESLSMYRPPSPASHWHYPPPDCPPEGPSLRRQAPGYSPPLTPGMPVPHYPYGGDTNPGIPQQGPPPQPRPQDESWASSGIYGMQPRYAWPAASTPQGSSFISESSPSWSGNGAPSPHPPAHDTKDATYDKPDQGANHNNYFPEVNQQPSGTMNDHKSTQFNTKPSHFNSKVQYCAQPQMYNNVPRKPPLNQDAGFKPSDQPLSNSLGIQPGIQRVMQVMEEVEQLEQEVDEFVGKKTDKAYRLLEEMLTKELLELDSIETHGQDNVRQARKEAVHRIQAILEKLEKKGL
- the BAG4 gene encoding BAG family molecular chaperone regulator 4 isoform X7; the encoded protein is MRNARADWVICTEQPPYPGYGSNYWNSAVQPRAPYPSPYPAGPELQSQGLESPYTNGAYGAPGAAPHYANLPQSNTYYSSGHPRASYPAESLSMYRPPSPASHWHYPPPDCPPEGPSLRRQAPGYSPPLTPGMPVPHYPYGGDTNPGIPQQGPPPQPRPQDESWASSGIYGMQPRYAWPAASTPQGSSFISESSPSWSGNGAPSPHPPAHDTKDATYDKPDQGANHNNYFPEVNQQPSGTMNDHKSTQFNTKPSHFNSKVQYCAQPQMYNNVPRKPPLNQDAGFKPSDQPLSNSLGIQPGIQRVMQVMEEVEQLEQEVDEFVGKKTDKAYRLLEEMLTKELLELDSIETHGQDNVRQARKEAVHRIQAILEKLEKKGL
- the BAG4 gene encoding BAG family molecular chaperone regulator 4 isoform X2, with product MSALRRLLYGPEAERARPEPEPPPGPWGMEPRACPQHRGAGPGPAWPGGSYCPGGGSGWDRPGRGGGPQEQPPYPGYGSNYWNSAVQPRAPYPSPYPAGPELQSQGLESPYTNGAYGAPGAAPHYANLPQSNTYYSSGHPRASYPAESLSMYRPPSPASHWHYPPPDCPPEGPSLRRQAPGYSPPLTPGMPVPHYPYGGDTNPGIPQQGPPPQPRPQDESWASSGIYGMQPRYAWPAASTPQGSSFISESSPSWSGNGAPSPHPPAHDTKDATYDKPDQGANHNNYFPEVNQQPSGTMNDHKSTQFNTKPSHFNSKVQYCAQPQMYNNVPRKPPLNQDAGFKPSDQPLSNSLGIQPGIQRVMQVMEEVEQLEQEVDEFVGKKTDKAYRLLEEMLTKELLELDSIETHGQDNVRQARKEAVHRIQAILEKLEKKGL
- the BAG4 gene encoding BAG family molecular chaperone regulator 4 isoform X3; its protein translation is MRTSSESQTGYKTNSQICRRGKGGALVLSKSCYELVATEKLLCWGWKDCSSARSLVGVRGASLEQPPYPGYGSNYWNSAVQPRAPYPSPYPAGPELQSQGLESPYTNGAYGAPGAAPHYANLPQSNTYYSSGHPRASYPAESLSMYRPPSPASHWHYPPPDCPPEGPSLRRQAPGYSPPLTPGMPVPHYPYGGDTNPGIPQQGPPPQPRPQDESWASSGIYGMQPRYAWPAASTPQGSSFISESSPSWSGNGAPSPHPPAHDTKDATYDKPDQGANHNNYFPEVNQQPSGTMNDHKSTQFNTKPSHFNSKVQYCAQPQMYNNVPRKPPLNQDAGFKPSDQPLSNSLGIQPGIQRVMQVMEEVEQLEQEVDEFVGKKTDKAYRLLEEMLTKELLELDSIETHGQDNVRQARKEAVHRIQAILEKLEKKGL
- the BAG4 gene encoding BAG family molecular chaperone regulator 4 isoform X1 — translated: MATAPQPEEEVVVMEGEDSLKGFESSPLHLDRHVGGDSLIQGVAAACPHSKQDTDSQERDDLVKWLLLQLLEGERRRKEAEKRCEEAETKFQQFLLELEKRANKLSLSSQVRPGEALPPHVTSPDHTESSCSFWIHIQRVYRWLQDQWPLCMSLCLPRQVQETHCSDGLESPYTNGAYGAPGAAPHYANLPQSNTYYSSGHPRASYPAESLSMYRPPSPASHWHYPPPDCPPEGPSLRRQAPGYSPPLTPGMPVPHYPYGGDTNPGIPQQGPPPQPRPQDESWASSGIYGMQPRYAWPAASTPQGSSFISESSPSWSGNGAPSPHPPAHDTKDATYDKPDQGANHNNYFPEVNQQPSGTMNDHKSTQFNTKPSHFNSKVQYCAQPQMYNNVPRKPPLNQDAGFKPSDQPLSNSLGIQPGIQRVMQVMEEVEQLEQEVDEFVGKKTDKAYRLLEEMLTKELLELDSIETHGQDNVRQARKEAVHRIQAILEKLEKKGL
- the BAG4 gene encoding BAG family molecular chaperone regulator 4 isoform X4, which encodes MCQYRFREFRFQEAEGPQEAYTQLSELCHKWIQPESKSAALIADMLIIEQFLEILPHDVQTWVRRNRPDTGSKAVSLAEYFLAIKEHAQCSTLGLESPYTNGAYGAPGAAPHYANLPQSNTYYSSGHPRASYPAESLSMYRPPSPASHWHYPPPDCPPEGPSLRRQAPGYSPPLTPGMPVPHYPYGGDTNPGIPQQGPPPQPRPQDESWASSGIYGMQPRYAWPAASTPQGSSFISESSPSWSGNGAPSPHPPAHDTKDATYDKPDQGANHNNYFPEVNQQPSGTMNDHKSTQFNTKPSHFNSKVQYCAQPQMYNNVPRKPPLNQDAGFKPSDQPLSNSLGIQPGIQRVMQVMEEVEQLEQEVDEFVGKKTDKAYRLLEEMLTKELLELDSIETHGQDNVRQARKEAVHRIQAILEKLEKKGL